The following nucleotide sequence is from Dehalococcoidia bacterium.
GCTGTTGGAATAAAAGGACTAGGAGAAGCTATGTCATTAGGAACTACTCAGACGTATGCAATGGACTTAGCACCTGATCATGCCAGAGGAGCTTATATAGGGTTTTGGACATTTTCACAGGCTTTAGGTGCTACTTTAGGGCCTATCCTTATGGCGGGCTTGTATTATCTTATTTCCCCAGGAGCGGCATTTATGACTATGGCCATTATTCTTATACTAGCGGCCGTACTTCTTGCGCTTTTTGGCCGCGAAACTGGAGGAAGGGCAAGAATAAAAAATGCACCGGACTAGACGATTTTTGCTTCTTGTTCTGGTTGACCCTAGAGTTGTAACAACGCATTATCAGAATAGACTTTTGGTATTGTAATTTTATTGATAACACACAATTCAAGTTATACGTACGTTGATCAGCAGTCAGTCCTTGATGAAGCTGTTACTTTTATGTCCTCATCCGCCTTTATCGGCGTGGATACTGAAGCCGATAGTCGGCATAGATATCCAGAAAAAGTTTGCTTGCTACAGATATCGAATGGTGACAATACCTACGTTATTGATACGTTAGCGCCTTTGGATTACAGGGCAATCACTACTCTTTTTTCCTCAAATAGAACCCAAAAAATATTACATGGTGGTGACTTTGATATTCGGGGTTTAAACAGAGACTTTGGTACTGAATTCGTTAATTGCTTTGATACTTCTATTGCAGCTCGTTTCGCGAATCATGAAAGAATAGGATTGGCTTCTCTACTTGAGAATATTCTGGGAGTCTCAATTCCGAAAGATGAACGACTGCAGAAAGCTGACTGGTCGCGACGCCCTTTAAGCCCAGAGGCACTAGATTATGCTGCGGGTGATGTCATTTATCTACCGCGATTGATGCAGGACTTACATAAGCAATTGGCTACTTTAGGTCGCGAATCATGGGTAGCTGAAGAGTGTGAAAGGATTTCGAAAGTCAGCTACATAGAGAAGGATAAAGATTTAGCGTTTTTGTCAGTAAAGGGTACTCGAGAACTTGATGGAAAAGGATTAGCTATTTTGAAGTTGCTTTATGATTTTCGTGAGTCACAGGCAATAAAGTTGAATAGACCGCCAGGCTTTGTCCTATCTGCAGAAGTATTGGCGTTTATTTCTGCTAATCCTGATGTAGAACTTGATGAGGTTCCCGGTTTGGGTCATGCGGGAGTAAGAAGGTTTGGTAAGCAGATTCGCGAAGCTGTTAGTAACGGATTAATTTCAGAGCCAATCATTCGCCCTAAGCCGAAAATTCCACCCCTGCCTCGACCGACTAAAGCGCAGTCCTCTCGATTAACAATTTTGAAACAATGGCGCTTAGGCAAGGGTACTGAATTATCGATGGATCCGTCCTTGCTTTGGCCAATGAAAAGCCTTGAGCGAATTGCACGTGATCCTAA
It contains:
- a CDS encoding HRDC domain-containing protein; protein product: MITHNSSYTYVDQQSVLDEAVTFMSSSAFIGVDTEADSRHRYPEKVCLLQISNGDNTYVIDTLAPLDYRAITTLFSSNRTQKILHGGDFDIRGLNRDFGTEFVNCFDTSIAARFANHERIGLASLLENILGVSIPKDERLQKADWSRRPLSPEALDYAAGDVIYLPRLMQDLHKQLATLGRESWVAEECERISKVSYIEKDKDLAFLSVKGTRELDGKGLAILKLLYDFRESQAIKLNRPPGFVLSAEVLAFISANPDVELDEVPGLGHAGVRRFGKQIREAVSNGLISEPIIRPKPKIPPLPRPTKAQSSRLTILKQWRLGKGTELSMDPSLLWPMKSLERIARDPNSLDKEFTAEEIRRWQLLEFSDSLRKLVSSLA